One window of the Eucalyptus grandis isolate ANBG69807.140 chromosome 8, ASM1654582v1, whole genome shotgun sequence genome contains the following:
- the LOC104414952 gene encoding sugar transporter ERD6-like 16 isoform X1, with protein MAIEQYKDVENCDNQGLEDLQEPLVKLEKKVVSYEDSENDESVESSCSIAMVLLSTSVAVCGSFEFGSCVGYSAPTQSAIREDLGLSLAEYSMFGSILTIGAMLGAITSGRIADFIGRKGAMRMSAIFCIAGWLAVYFSNGASCLDMGRFFTGYGIGVFSYVVPIFIAEIAPKHLRGGLTTLNQLMIVVGASVAFLIGTIVTWRTLALTGLVPCIVLFVGLFLIPESPRWLAKVGREKEFHSALQKLRGKGADISREVAEIQVYIATLQSLPKARMVDLFQRKYIRSIIIGVGLMVSQQFSGINGISFYVSETFASAGLSSGTTGTIAYACVQVPITLIGAILVDKSGRRPLIMVSATGTFLGCFLAGSSFFLKAHNMFPEFVPLMAVSGVLIFIASFSIGMGAVPWLIMSEIFPIDIKGAAGSLVVLVNWLGAWAISYTFNFLMNWSNSGTFFIYSGFSVLTILFVAKLVPETKGKTLEEIQACINSDSRELPILK; from the exons ATGGCCATTGAGCAGTACAAGGATGTTGAGAATTGTGATAACCAAGGCCTTGAAGACCTTCAGGAGCCTTTGGTTAAGCTGGAGAAGAAGGTTGTGAGCTACGAAGACAGTGAGAACGATGAGAGTGTTGAAAGTAGTTGTTCCATTGCGATGGTGTTGCTAAGCACATCTGTTGCTGTTTGTGGCTCTTTTGAATTCGGCTCTTGT GTGGGTTATTCTGCCCCAACTCAATCTGCTATCAGGGAAGATCTCGGCCTCTCCCTGGCGGAG TACTCGATGTTTGGCTCTATATTGACCATTGGCGCCATGCTTGGTGCTATTACGAGTGGTCGAATTGCAGACTTTATTGGTCGAAAAGGG GCAATGCGAATGTCGGCAATCTTCTGCATTGCAGGATGGCTAGCAGTCTACTTCTCTAAT GGGGCATCATGTCTCGACATGGGAAGGTTCTTCACAGGATATGGAATTGGAGTTTTCTCATACGTT GTTCCTATATTCATAGCCGAAATTGCACCAAAACATCTTCGTGGAGGGCTCACAACTCTAAATCAG CTCATGATTGTCGTTGGAGCATCGGTCGCATTTCTAATTGGAACCATTGTAACTTGGAGAACTCTGGCTCTGACGG GACTTGTACCCTGCATCGTGCTGTTTGTGGGTCTATTCTTGATCCCAGAGTCGCCTAGATGGCTG GCAAAGGTTGGTCGCGAGAAAGAGTTCCACTCGGCACTTCAGAAACTCCGTGGCAAAGGTGCCGATATCTCTCGAGAAGTTGCTGAAATCCAG GTTTATATAGCAACTCTTCAGAGTCTGCCCAAAGCCAGAATGGTGGATCTGTTTCAAAGAAAGTACATACGATCCATTATC ATCGGTGTTGGGCTGATGGTATCCCAACAATTCAGCGGAATCAACGGGATAAGTTTCTACGTCAGTGAAACCTTTGCTTCAGCTG GTCTTTCCTCAGGGACGACAGGAACAATTGCTTATGCTTGTGTCCAG GTTCCGATAACTTTAATCGGAGCTATACTGGTGGATAAATCTGGAAGGAGGCCACTCATAATG GTTTCTGCAACCGGAACATTTTTAGGCTGCTTTCTTGCAGGATCTTCATTCTTTCTCAAG GCACATAACATGTTTCCAGAATTTGTACCGCTCATGGCAGTTAGTGGAGTTTTG ATTTTCATCGCATCATTCTCAATCGGGATGGGGGCTGTTCCGTGGTTGATAATGTCTGAG ATTTTTCCAATAGACATCAAAGGAGCAGCTGGCAGCCTAGTGGTGCTAGTGAACTGGCTGGGTGCTTGGGCAATCTCTTACACATTCAACTTCCTCATGAACTGGAGTAACTCAG GTACGTTCTTCATTTACTCCGGCTTCTCGGTGTTGACCATCCTGTTCGTGGCAAAACTGGTCCCGGAAACGAAGGGCAAGACCCTGGAAGAGATCCAGGCCTGCATCAACTCAGACAGCAGAGAGCTGCCCATCTTGAAATGA
- the LOC104414952 gene encoding sugar transporter ERD6-like 16 isoform X2 — protein MGVLGLSNYFWQVGYSAPTQSAIREDLGLSLAEYSMFGSILTIGAMLGAITSGRIADFIGRKGAMRMSAIFCIAGWLAVYFSNGASCLDMGRFFTGYGIGVFSYVVPIFIAEIAPKHLRGGLTTLNQLMIVVGASVAFLIGTIVTWRTLALTGLVPCIVLFVGLFLIPESPRWLAKVGREKEFHSALQKLRGKGADISREVAEIQVYIATLQSLPKARMVDLFQRKYIRSIIIGVGLMVSQQFSGINGISFYVSETFASAGLSSGTTGTIAYACVQVPITLIGAILVDKSGRRPLIMVSATGTFLGCFLAGSSFFLKAHNMFPEFVPLMAVSGVLIFIASFSIGMGAVPWLIMSEIFPIDIKGAAGSLVVLVNWLGAWAISYTFNFLMNWSNSGTFFIYSGFSVLTILFVAKLVPETKGKTLEEIQACINSDSRELPILK, from the exons atggggGTTTTAGGCCTAAGTAATTACTTTTGGCAGGTGGGTTATTCTGCCCCAACTCAATCTGCTATCAGGGAAGATCTCGGCCTCTCCCTGGCGGAG TACTCGATGTTTGGCTCTATATTGACCATTGGCGCCATGCTTGGTGCTATTACGAGTGGTCGAATTGCAGACTTTATTGGTCGAAAAGGG GCAATGCGAATGTCGGCAATCTTCTGCATTGCAGGATGGCTAGCAGTCTACTTCTCTAAT GGGGCATCATGTCTCGACATGGGAAGGTTCTTCACAGGATATGGAATTGGAGTTTTCTCATACGTT GTTCCTATATTCATAGCCGAAATTGCACCAAAACATCTTCGTGGAGGGCTCACAACTCTAAATCAG CTCATGATTGTCGTTGGAGCATCGGTCGCATTTCTAATTGGAACCATTGTAACTTGGAGAACTCTGGCTCTGACGG GACTTGTACCCTGCATCGTGCTGTTTGTGGGTCTATTCTTGATCCCAGAGTCGCCTAGATGGCTG GCAAAGGTTGGTCGCGAGAAAGAGTTCCACTCGGCACTTCAGAAACTCCGTGGCAAAGGTGCCGATATCTCTCGAGAAGTTGCTGAAATCCAG GTTTATATAGCAACTCTTCAGAGTCTGCCCAAAGCCAGAATGGTGGATCTGTTTCAAAGAAAGTACATACGATCCATTATC ATCGGTGTTGGGCTGATGGTATCCCAACAATTCAGCGGAATCAACGGGATAAGTTTCTACGTCAGTGAAACCTTTGCTTCAGCTG GTCTTTCCTCAGGGACGACAGGAACAATTGCTTATGCTTGTGTCCAG GTTCCGATAACTTTAATCGGAGCTATACTGGTGGATAAATCTGGAAGGAGGCCACTCATAATG GTTTCTGCAACCGGAACATTTTTAGGCTGCTTTCTTGCAGGATCTTCATTCTTTCTCAAG GCACATAACATGTTTCCAGAATTTGTACCGCTCATGGCAGTTAGTGGAGTTTTG ATTTTCATCGCATCATTCTCAATCGGGATGGGGGCTGTTCCGTGGTTGATAATGTCTGAG ATTTTTCCAATAGACATCAAAGGAGCAGCTGGCAGCCTAGTGGTGCTAGTGAACTGGCTGGGTGCTTGGGCAATCTCTTACACATTCAACTTCCTCATGAACTGGAGTAACTCAG GTACGTTCTTCATTTACTCCGGCTTCTCGGTGTTGACCATCCTGTTCGTGGCAAAACTGGTCCCGGAAACGAAGGGCAAGACCCTGGAAGAGATCCAGGCCTGCATCAACTCAGACAGCAGAGAGCTGCCCATCTTGAAATGA